A single window of Salvia splendens isolate huo1 chromosome 8, SspV2, whole genome shotgun sequence DNA harbors:
- the LOC121745967 gene encoding trichohyalin-like yields MEEVNRREDTALMAEGLDLASRSVGGVEKAVTGTTPEGHTSQSVEGKEEVHEEEKEPEPVDPRVEVGGGRMQVEEEEPAAEIPEPEPEAPPVVKPKPIKRSLILKVDPKADRPKPQRVSQRCLGKSVGHRETGPTTQDPFLSQAEKEPEEEKDKVDREEVRYREERKRKGKAPMKKKPSTKKPRLVNTGIVITEAAQRTPSSRREQSDSEYEFSEESESASDTSMEDEEYKEQKLPNDHQELLHTPAERLRYKRWTDQEQRQERMEKAMEEVREENQQLKAEVMRLASVVERMLKGAAEQKLLAQRQASIEVIVTDLGKENYKMQQAMNRMLSNIDSILGENTNQRKEQAVEPSGHGGRADEPQVPETEEKETDVPAHAEEPADFDENQAGTEKKPPAPPAPRSSRRHR; encoded by the exons ATGGAAGAGGTAAACCGCAGAGAAGATACTGCTttgatggctgagggtctagacctcgcatcaaggTCAGTAGGAGGGGTTGAGAAAGCCGTTACAGGAACCACACCGGAAGGTCATACTTCCCAGTCAGTAGAAGGGAAGGAGGAAGTAcacgaagaagagaaagagccGGAGCCAGTAGATCCTCGAGTAGAAGTAGGGGGTGGTAGAATGCAGGTAGAAGAGGAGGAACCAGCTGCAGAAATCCCAGAGCCAGAACCAGAGGCGCCTCCAGTAGTGAAGCCCAAGCCCATAAAGCGGAGCTTAATATTGAAGGTTGATCCTAAGGCAGACCGGCCTAAACCGCAGAGGGTTTCGCAGAGATGCTTgggaaa gtcagtaggccacaggGAGACCGGTCCTACTACCCAGGATCCATTTTTATCACAAGCTGAGAAAGAACCCGAAGAAGAAAAAGACAAAGTTGACAGAGAGGAAGTGAGATACCGTGAGgagagaaaacgaaaggggaaggcccctatgaagaagaagcctaGCACCAAGAAACCGCGTCTcgtgaacactggcatagtgatcactgaggctgctCAGAGGACCCCATCCAGCCGACGagagcagagtgatagtgagtatgagTTCAGTGAGGAATCTGAATCGGCTAGTGATACgtccatggaggatgaggagtacaaggaacAGAAACTTCCGAACGATCATCAGGAGTTATTACATACGCCGGCAGAGAGACTCCGATATaagcgctggaca GATCAGGAGCAGAGACAAGAAAGGATGGAGAAAGCGATGGAAGAAGTGAGAGAAGAAAATCAACAGTTGAAAGCGGAGGTGATGCGATTGGCATCGGTGGTGGAACGAATGTTGAAAGGGGCTGCAGAGCAAAAGTTGTTGGCTCAGAGGCAGGCCTCGATAGAGGTGATAGTGACAGATTTGGGAAAGGAGAACTACAAGATGCAGCAAGCAATGAATAGGATGTTATCCAATATCGATAGCATCCTAGGAGAGAATACCAACCAGAGGAAGGAACAAGCTGTTGAAccaagtggccatggaggccgagctgatGAACCGCAAGTACCTGAGACAGAAGAAAAGGAGACCGATGTGCCGGCGCATGCTGAGGAGCCGGCGGACTTTGACGAGAACCAAGCTGGAACTGAAAAGAAACCACCTGCACCGCCTGCGCCGCGAAGTAGCAGGCGTCACCGATAg